GATTTGAAGAAGATTAAGAACCTCGGTCAGAAGACGTACGAGGAGATTATAGGAAAGCTTGAGAAACTCGGGTACCGAGTAGGAGAAACGAGGGAAATAGGGAGTGACTGAAGATGAGGCACCGCAAGAGAACCGAAAAGCTTGGGAGAACGACCTCCCACAAGGAGAGCATGCTGGCCAATATGCTCGTCTCCCTTATAAAAAGCGGCAAGATTGAAACGACCGAAGCGAAAGGAAAAGTTCTCAAAAGGTACTTCGAGCGGGTTGTCTCTCTGGCCATCAAGGGGGATAACGCCTCGATGCGCCAGGTTGTCTCCTGGGTTCGAGACAAGGAAGCCTTTAAGACTCTTTTGCGGAGTATTGTGCCTCGCCTGCGAGAGCGAAAAGGCGGGTACTGCCGCCTCGTTAAGACCGGCTTTCGCGTTGGAGACGGAGCCCCTCTCGTTCTTG
This genomic interval from Candidatus Caldatribacterium sp. contains the following:
- the rplQ gene encoding 50S ribosomal protein L17 gives rise to the protein MRHRKRTEKLGRTTSHKESMLANMLVSLIKSGKIETTEAKGKVLKRYFERVVSLAIKGDNASMRQVVSWVRDKEAFKTLLRSIVPRLRERKGGYCRLVKTGFRVGDGAPLVLVEIVE